A genomic region of Branchiostoma lanceolatum isolate klBraLanc5 chromosome 4, klBraLanc5.hap2, whole genome shotgun sequence contains the following coding sequences:
- the LOC136434203 gene encoding cysteine-rich protein 2-like has translation MPKCPTCTKEVYFAEKVTSLGKDWHRGCLKCQRCQKTLTPGGHAEHDSKPYCNQPCYGILFGPKGVNTGGAGSYAYAKKPQLSKSRTKQQPFAIPKAREESQPFLEMPNCPKCNKAVYFAERHRSLGKDWHRACLRCEKCNKVLKPGGHAEHEGKPYCTKPCYGVLFGPRGVNIGGVGSYAYEGEEIPPSQAPAT, from the exons ATGCCGAAGTGCCCAACTTGCACCAAGGAAGTCTACTTCG CGGAGAAGGTGACCTCACTCGGGAAGGACTGGCATCGGGGATGTCTGAAGTGCCAGAGATGTCAAAAGACGCTAACTCCCGGAGGACATGCTGAG CATGACAGCAAGCCGTACTGTAACCAGCCGTGCTACGGAATCCTGTTCGGACCAAAGG GTGTGAACACCGGAGGCGCTGGTTCCTACGCCTACGCCAAGAAG CCGCAGCTGTCGAAAAGTCGGACAAAGCAACAACCATTCGCAATTCCTAAGGCTAGAGAAGAATCACAGCCATTTCTTGAGATGCCGAACTGTCCCAAGTGCAACAAAGCTGTATATTTTG CTGAACGGCATCGTTCACTGGGGAAGGACTGGCACCGAGCCTGTCTTCGCTGTGAGAAATGCAACAAAGTTCTGAAGCCGGGCGGTCACGCAGAG CACGAGGGGAAGCCGTACTGTACAAAGCCGTGCTACGGAGTCCTGTTTGGACCGAGAG GCGTGAATATCGGCGGAGTAGGCTCGTACGCGTATGAAGGCGAGGAGATACCTCCGAGTCAGGCCCCGGCAACCTGA